In one Brassica oleracea var. oleracea cultivar TO1000 chromosome C9, BOL, whole genome shotgun sequence genomic region, the following are encoded:
- the LOC106318222 gene encoding uncharacterized protein LOC106318222 isoform X3, with product MSRNGSMASDLSRAGPVERDIEQAIIALKKGAYLLKYGRRGKPKFCPFRLSNDETVLIWFSGKEEKHLKLSHVSRIISGQRTPIFQRYPRPEKEYQSFSLIYSERSLDVICKDKDEAEVWFSGLKALISRYYQRNRRTESRSDGTPSEANSPRTYTRRSSPLHSPFSSNDSLQRDGSNNLRIHSPFESPPQLDKALSEMALYAVPPKGFYPSDSGTISVHSGGSDSMHGHMRGMGMDAFRVSMSSAVSGSSHGSGHNDGDALGDVFIWGEGIGDGVLGGGNRRVGSSFDIKMDSLLPKALESTVVLDVQNIACGGQHAVVVTKQGESFSWGEESEGRLGHGVDSNIQHPKLIDALNTTNIELVACGEFHSCAVTLSGDLYTWGKGDFGVLGHGNEVSHWVPKRVNFLLEGIHVSSIACGPYHTAVVTSAGQLFTFGDGTFGVLGHGDKKSVFIPREVDSLKGLRTVRAACGVWHTAAIVEVMVGSSSSSNCSSGKLFTWGDGDKCRLGHGNKEPKLVPTCVAALVEPNFCQVACGHSLTVALTTSGQVYTMGSPVYGQLGNSHADGKVPNRVEGKLHKNFVEEIACGAYHVAVLTWKTEVYTWGKGSNGRLGHGDVDDRNSPTLVESLKDKQVKSIACGTNFTAAVCIHRWASGMDQSMCSGCRQPFNFKRKRHNCYNCGLVFCHSCSNKKSLKACMAPNPNKPYRVCDKCFNKLKKTMETDASSHSSLSRRGSINQGSADPIDKDDKLDSRSDGQLARFSLIDSKRQVDSRNKKNKKYEFSSSRVSPIPSRSSQRGALNIAKTFNPVFGASKKFFSASVPGSRIVSRATSPISRRPSPPRSTTPTPTLSGLTTPRIVVDDTKRTNDNISQEVVKLRSQVESLTRKAQFQEVELERTAKQLKEALAIANEETTRCTAAKEVIKSLTAQLKDMAERLPVGTARTVKSPPLSLNSFGSSPGRVDPFNIVNRPNGQEPELNGVNTPMFSNGTTTPVFGNGEAKNEKEWVEQDEPGVYITLTALAGGVRDLKRVRFSRKRFSEKQAEQWWADNRGRVYEQYNVRMVDKASEEMPR from the exons ATGTCGAGAAACGGAAGCATGGCGTCGGATCTTAGCAGAGCTGGTCCTGTCGAGAGAGACATCGAGCAG GCTATCATTGCACTAAAAAAAGGAGCTTACTTGCTCAAGTATGGAAGAAGAGGGAAGCCTAAGTTCTGCCCTTTTCGTCTTTCTAAT GATGAGACTGTTTTGATATGGTTCTCCGGGAAGGAGGAGAAACATCTCAAGCTTAGCCATGTTTCTAGGATCATATCTGGACAACGCACT CCTATTTTTCAGAGGTATCCTCGTCCAGAGAAGGAATATCAGTCTTTCTCTCTAATATATAGCGAGAGGTCTTTGGATGTG ATCTGCAAGGATAAAGATGAAGCTGAGGTGTGGTTTAGTGGTCTTAAAGCATTGATTTCACGTTACTATCAAAGAAATAGAAGGACTGAATCAAGAAGTGATGGGACACCATCTGAAGCTAATAGCCCAAGGACATATACCCGGAGAAGCTCTCCTTTGCACTCTCCATTTAGTAGCAATGACAGTTTGCAGAGG GATGGTTCTAACAACCTTCGTATTCACAGTCCATTTGAGAGCCCGCCCCAGCTTGACAAGGCGTTATCGGAAATGGCGTTATATGCAGTTCCTCCAAAAGGATTTTATCCCTCAGATTCTGGTACTATTTCTGTTCATTCCGGAGGCTCAGATAGCATGCATGGACATATGAGGGGTATGGGCATGGACGCTTTCAGAGTTAGTATGTCAAGTGCTGTTAGTGGCTCGAGCCATGGCTCTGGTCATAATGATGGAGATGCATTGGGAGATGTTTTCATCTGGGGAGAAGGCATAGGTGACGGTGTTTTGGGCGGTGGAAACCGGAGAGTTGGAAGTTCGTTTGACATAAAGATGGATTCCTTATTGCCAAAAGCTTTAGAATCTACAGTAGTACTCGACGTCCAAAATATTGCTTGTGGTGGACAGCATGCTGTCGTTGTGACTAAACAAGGAGAAAGTTTTTCTTGGGGAGAGGAATCTGAAGGCAGGCTTGGCCATGGGGTTGATTCCAATATTCAACATCCAAAGCTCATCGATGCACTTAACACCACAAATATTGAGCTTGTGGCATGTGGTGAGTTCCATAGCTGTGCAGTTACTCTATCGGGGGATTTGTATACCTGGGGCAAAGGAGATTTTGGTGTTCTTGGACATGGAAATGAAGTCAGTCACTGGGTCCCTAAAAGGGTTAATTTTCTGTTGGAAGGGATACATGTATCATCCATCGCTTGTGGACCTTACCACACAGCTGTTGTGACTTCTGCTGGGCAGTTGTTCACTTTTGGTGATGGGACCTTTGGTGTTTTAGGACATGGAGACAAGAAAAGTGTTTTCATACCTAGAGAG GTTGACTCTTTGAAAGGTCTCCGCACTGTCCGAGCAGCCTGTGGTGTATGGCACACAGCAGCTATTGTGGAAGTCATGGTTGGTAGCTCGAGCTCGAGTAATTGCTCTTCAGGAAAGCTCTTTACATGGGGTGATGGTGATAAGTGTCGTCTTGGTCACGGTAATAAAGAACCAAAACTTGTGCCTACCTGTGTTGCTGCTCTTGTTGAACCCAACTTTTGTCAAGTTGCATGTGGGCACAGTTTAACGGTTGCACTAACAACATCAGGCCAAGTCTATACTATGGGCAGTCCTGTCTATGGTCAGCTTGGAAACTCGCATGCTGATGGAAAAGTTCCAAATCGTGTCGAAGGTAAGCTTCACAAGAATTTTGTCGAAGAGATTGCATGCGGAGCTTATCATGTTGCAGTTTTAACTTGGAAGACAGAGGTTTACACTTGGGGAAAGGGATCAAACGGTAGACTTGGTCACGGGGATGTAGATGATAGAAATTCCCCGACATTGGTAGAGTCGCTCAAGGATAAACAGGTGAAAAGTATTGCCTGTGGAACTAACTTCACAGCAGCTGTCTGCATTCACAGGTGGGCATCAGGGATGGATCAGTCCATGTGTTCAGGTTGTCGCCAGCCCTTCAATTTCAAGAGAAAGAGGCACAATTGCTATAACTGTGGACTAGTGTTTTGCCACTCGTGCAGTAACAAAAAGTCTCTGAAGGCTTGTATGGCACCGAACCCGAACAAACCATATCGAGTGTGTGACAAGTGTTTTAACAAATTGAAAAAGACCATGGAAACTGATGCATCGTCTCATTCGTCTCTGAGTAGAAGAGGAAGCATTAACCAGGGATCAGCAGATCCCATTGACAAAGATGACAAGTTGGATTCTAGATCCGATGGACAGTTAGCTAGATTTTCATTGATTGATTCCAAGAGACAAGTGGACAGTCGGAATAAGAAGAACAAGAAATACGAGTTCAGTAGTAGCCGTGTGTCACCTATACCAAGTCGTAGCTCTCAACGAGGTGCGCTTAACATAGCCAAGACTTTCAATCCAGTATTTGGGGCGTCAAAGAAGTTCTTCTCAGCTTCTGTTCCTGGTTCTCGAATTGTGTCTCGAGCAACTTCTCCAATTTCAAGACGTCCGAGTCCGCCTCGTTCAACTACACCAACTCCCACTCTTTCAGGACTAACCACACCAAGAATTGTGGTGGATGATACTAAGAGAACCAATGATAACATAAGCCAAGAGGTTGTTAAGCTAAGATCTCAG GTTGAAAGTCTTACAAGGAAGGCACAGTTCCAAGAAGTTGAGCTGGAAAGAACAGCCAAGCAGCTCAAGGAGGCGTTGGCAATCGCTAACGAAGAAACGACAAGATGCACGGCCGCAAAAGAAGTGATCAAATCACTCACCGCTCAA CTGAAAGACATGGCTGAAAGATTACCCGTCGGAACAGCTCGAACTGTGAAGTCTCCTCCTCTGTCTCTTAACTCATTCGGTTCCAGCCCTGGTCGCGTTGACCCTTTTAATATCGTAAACCGACCAAACGGTCAAGAACCCGAGCTAAATGGTGTCAATACCCCAATGTTTTCTAATGGGACCACTACACCTGTATTTGGAAATGGCGAAGCAAAGAACGAGAAGGAATGGGTTGAACAAGATGAGCCTGGTGTCTACATCACTCTTACAGCCTTAGCAGGAGGTGTTAGAGACCTCAAACGTGTCCGTTTCAG CCGAAAGAGGTTTAGTGAGAAACAAGCGGAACAGTGGTGGGCAGATAACAGAGGAAGAGTCTATGAGCAATACAATGTACGAATGGTTGACAAAGCCAGTGAGGAAATGCCTCGTTGA
- the LOC106318222 gene encoding uncharacterized protein LOC106318222 isoform X2 codes for MALYAVPPKGFYPSDSGTISVHSGGSDSMHGHMRGMGMDAFRVSMSSAVSGSSHGSGHNDGDALGDVFIWGEGIGDGVLGGGNRRVGSSFDIKMDSLLPKALESTVVLDVQNIACGGQHAVVVTKQGESFSWGEESEGRLGHGVDSNIQHPKLIDALNTTNIELVACGEFHSCAVTLSGDLYTWGKGDFGVLGHGNEVSHWVPKRVNFLLEGIHVSSIACGPYHTAVVTSAGQLFTFGDGTFGVLGHGDRKSVFIPREVDSLKGLRTVRAACGVWHTAAIVEVMVGSSSSSNCSSGKLFTWGDGDKCRLGHGNKEPKLVPTCVAALVEPNFCQVACGHSLTVALTTSGQVYTMGSPVYGQLGNSHADGKVPNRVEGKLHKNFVEEIACGAYHVAVLTWKTEVYTWGKGSNGRLGHGDVDDRNSPTLVESLKDKQVKSIACGTNFTAAVCIHRWASGMDQSMCSGCRQPFNFKRKRHNCYNCGLVFCHSCSNKKSLKACMAPNPNKPYRVCDKCFNKLKKTMETDASSHSSLSRRGSINQGSADPIDKDDKLDSRSDGQLARFSLIDSKRQVDSRNKKNKKYEFSSSRVSPIPSRSSQRGALNIAKTFNPVFGASKKFFSASVPGSRIVSRATSPISRRPSPPRSTTPTPTLSGLTTPRIVVDDTKRTNDNISQEVVKLRSQVESLTRKAQFQEVELERTAKQLKEALAIANEETTRCTAAKEVIKSLTAQLKDMAERLPVGTARTVKSPPLSLNSFGSSPGRVDPFNIVNRPNGQEPELNGVNTPMFSNGTTTPVFGNGEAKNEKEWVEQDEPGVYITLTALAGGVRDLKRVRFSRKRFSEKQAEQWWADNRGRVYEQYNVRMVDKASEEMPR; via the exons ATGGCGTTATATGCAGTTCCTCCAAAAGGATTTTATCCCTCAGATTCTGGTACTATTTCTGTTCATTCCGGAGGCTCAGATAGCATGCATGGACATATGAGGGGTATGGGCATGGACGCTTTCAGAGTTAGTATGTCAAGTGCTGTTAGTGGCTCGAGCCATGGCTCTGGTCATAATGATGGAGATGCATTGGGAGATGTTTTCATCTGGGGAGAAGGCATAGGTGACGGTGTTTTGGGCGGTGGAAACCGGAGAGTTGGAAGTTCGTTTGACATAAAGATGGATTCCTTATTGCCAAAAGCTTTAGAATCTACAGTAGTACTCGACGTCCAAAATATTGCTTGTGGTGGACAGCATGCTGTCGTTGTGACTAAACAAGGAGAAAGTTTTTCTTGGGGAGAGGAATCTGAAGGCAGGCTTGGCCATGGGGTTGATTCCAATATTCAACATCCAAAGCTCATCGATGCACTTAACACCACAAATATTGAGCTTGTGGCATGTGGTGAGTTCCATAGCTGTGCAGTTACTCTATCGGGGGATTTGTATACCTGGGGCAAAGGAGATTTTGGTGTTCTTGGACATGGAAATGAAGTCAGTCACTGGGTCCCTAAAAGGGTTAATTTTCTGTTGGAAGGGATACATGTATCATCCATCGCTTGTGGACCTTACCACACAGC AGTCGTGACATCTGCCGGGCAGTTGTTTACTTTTGGTGATGGGACCTTTGGTGTTTTGGGCCACGGGGACAGGAAAAGTGTTTTCATACCACGGGAGGTTGACTCTTTGAAAGGTCTCCGCACTGTCCGAGCAGCCTGTGGTGTATGGCACACAGCAGCTATTGTGGAAGTCATGGTTGGTAGCTCGAGCTCGAGTAATTGCTCTTCAGGAAAGCTCTTTACATGGGGTGATGGTGATAAGTGTCGTCTTGGTCACGGTAATAAAGAACCAAAACTTGTGCCTACCTGTGTTGCTGCTCTTGTTGAACCCAACTTTTGTCAAGTTGCATGTGGGCACAGTTTAACGGTTGCACTAACAACATCAGGCCAAGTCTATACTATGGGCAGTCCTGTCTATGGTCAGCTTGGAAACTCGCATGCTGATGGAAAAGTTCCAAATCGTGTCGAAGGTAAGCTTCACAAGAATTTTGTCGAAGAGATTGCATGCGGAGCTTATCATGTTGCAGTTTTAACTTGGAAGACAGAGGTTTACACTTGGGGAAAGGGATCAAACGGTAGACTTGGTCACGGGGATGTAGATGATAGAAATTCCCCGACATTGGTAGAGTCGCTCAAGGATAAACAGGTGAAAAGTATTGCCTGTGGAACTAACTTCACAGCAGCTGTCTGCATTCACAGGTGGGCATCAGGGATGGATCAGTCCATGTGTTCAGGTTGTCGCCAGCCCTTCAATTTCAAGAGAAAGAGGCACAATTGCTATAACTGTGGACTAGTGTTTTGCCACTCGTGCAGTAACAAAAAGTCTCTGAAGGCTTGTATGGCACCGAACCCGAACAAACCATATCGAGTGTGTGACAAGTGTTTTAACAAATTGAAAAAGACCATGGAAACTGATGCATCGTCTCATTCGTCTCTGAGTAGAAGAGGAAGCATTAACCAGGGATCAGCAGATCCCATTGACAAAGATGACAAGTTGGATTCTAGATCCGATGGACAGTTAGCTAGATTTTCATTGATTGATTCCAAGAGACAAGTGGACAGTCGGAATAAGAAGAACAAGAAATACGAGTTCAGTAGTAGCCGTGTGTCACCTATACCAAGTCGTAGCTCTCAACGAGGTGCGCTTAACATAGCCAAGACTTTCAATCCAGTATTTGGGGCGTCAAAGAAGTTCTTCTCAGCTTCTGTTCCTGGTTCTCGAATTGTGTCTCGAGCAACTTCTCCAATTTCAAGACGTCCGAGTCCGCCTCGTTCAACTACACCAACTCCCACTCTTTCAGGACTAACCACACCAAGAATTGTGGTGGATGATACTAAGAGAACCAATGATAACATAAGCCAAGAGGTTGTTAAGCTAAGATCTCAG GTTGAAAGTCTTACAAGGAAGGCACAGTTCCAAGAAGTTGAGCTGGAAAGAACAGCCAAGCAGCTCAAGGAGGCGTTGGCAATCGCTAACGAAGAAACGACAAGATGCACGGCCGCAAAAGAAGTGATCAAATCACTCACCGCTCAA CTGAAAGACATGGCTGAAAGATTACCCGTCGGAACAGCTCGAACTGTGAAGTCTCCTCCTCTGTCTCTTAACTCATTCGGTTCCAGCCCTGGTCGCGTTGACCCTTTTAATATCGTAAACCGACCAAACGGTCAAGAACCCGAGCTAAATGGTGTCAATACCCCAATGTTTTCTAATGGGACCACTACACCTGTATTTGGAAATGGCGAAGCAAAGAACGAGAAGGAATGGGTTGAACAAGATGAGCCTGGTGTCTACATCACTCTTACAGCCTTAGCAGGAGGTGTTAGAGACCTCAAACGTGTCCGTTTCAG CCGAAAGAGGTTTAGTGAGAAACAAGCGGAACAGTGGTGGGCAGATAACAGAGGAAGAGTCTATGAGCAATACAATGTACGAATGGTTGACAAAGCCAGTGAGGAAATGCCTCGTTGA
- the LOC106318223 gene encoding uncharacterized protein LOC106318223 codes for MKNSLIISCFPIIRRRQAIVTIVFFECGSTKTLRDSKKHVAGEIMFEFPDQIVCHADSFFIGRPVPALAMDDYLIPGQTYFVLPIERFAYRILTTSCISIFNSSLENAPSTKPPPLNFTAPSSPPPFEYSKGLNGKILIKVSPHFIMSLICKRRNISEDEVIIDCAESKDICNSPELKKHYDQLVGTREHVWSPKLQTISEHEIRVSPLRFLGIVRRQQEVN; via the coding sequence ATGAAAAATTCTCTAATCATTTCTTGTTTCCCAATAATCCGTAGGCGCCAAGCAATTGTCACGATAGTTTTCTTTGAGTGCGGATCCACCAAAACCCTACGCGACTCCAAGAAACATGTTGCTGGAGAAATCATGTTTGAGTTTCCTGATCAAATCGTGTGCCATGCAGATTCATTCTTCATCGGCCGTCCGGTTCCAGCTCTAGCCATGGACGACTATCTCATCCCAGGTCAAACCTATTTCGTCTTACCAATCGAACGTTTCGCCTATAGAATCTTAACCACTTCGTGTATCTCCATCTTCAACTCTAGTCTCGAAAATGCTCCCTCGACTAAACCACCGCCATTGAATTTCACCGCCCCGTCGAGTCCACCACCGTTCGAGTATTCAAAGGGACTAAACGGGAAGATTCTAATAAAAGTTTCTCCTCATTTTATCATGAGTCTTATATGCAAAAGGAGAAACATCAGCGAAGACGAGGTAATAATAGATTGTGCTGAAAGCAAGGACATTTGTAATTCTCCCGAGTTAAAGAAGCATTATGATCAGCTTGTTGGAACGAGAGAACACGTATGGTCGCCGAAGTTGCAGACGATCTCTGAGCATGAGATTAGGGTTTCTCCACTAAGGTTCTTGGGGATTGTTCGGAGGCAACAAGAAGTGAATTGA
- the LOC106318222 gene encoding uncharacterized protein LOC106318222 isoform X1 has translation MSRNGSMASDLSRAGPVERDIEQAIIALKKGAYLLKYGRRGKPKFCPFRLSNDETVLIWFSGKEEKHLKLSHVSRIISGQRTPIFQRYPRPEKEYQSFSLIYSERSLDVICKDKDEAEVWFSGLKALISRYYQRNRRTESRSDGTPSEANSPRTYTRRSSPLHSPFSSNDSLQRDGSNNLRIHSPFESPPQLDKALSEMALYAVPPKGFYPSDSGTISVHSGGSDSMHGHMRGMGMDAFRVSMSSAVSGSSHGSGHNDGDALGDVFIWGEGIGDGVLGGGNRRVGSSFDIKMDSLLPKALESTVVLDVQNIACGGQHAVVVTKQGESFSWGEESEGRLGHGVDSNIQHPKLIDALNTTNIELVACGEFHSCAVTLSGDLYTWGKGDFGVLGHGNEVSHWVPKRVNFLLEGIHVSSIACGPYHTAVVTSAGQLFTFGDGTFGVLGHGDRKSVFIPREVDSLKGLRTVRAACGVWHTAAIVEVMVGSSSSSNCSSGKLFTWGDGDKCRLGHGNKEPKLVPTCVAALVEPNFCQVACGHSLTVALTTSGQVYTMGSPVYGQLGNSHADGKVPNRVEGKLHKNFVEEIACGAYHVAVLTWKTEVYTWGKGSNGRLGHGDVDDRNSPTLVESLKDKQVKSIACGTNFTAAVCIHRWASGMDQSMCSGCRQPFNFKRKRHNCYNCGLVFCHSCSNKKSLKACMAPNPNKPYRVCDKCFNKLKKTMETDASSHSSLSRRGSINQGSADPIDKDDKLDSRSDGQLARFSLIDSKRQVDSRNKKNKKYEFSSSRVSPIPSRSSQRGALNIAKTFNPVFGASKKFFSASVPGSRIVSRATSPISRRPSPPRSTTPTPTLSGLTTPRIVVDDTKRTNDNISQEVVKLRSQVESLTRKAQFQEVELERTAKQLKEALAIANEETTRCTAAKEVIKSLTAQLKDMAERLPVGTARTVKSPPLSLNSFGSSPGRVDPFNIVNRPNGQEPELNGVNTPMFSNGTTTPVFGNGEAKNEKEWVEQDEPGVYITLTALAGGVRDLKRVRFSRKRFSEKQAEQWWADNRGRVYEQYNVRMVDKASEEMPR, from the exons ATGTCGAGAAACGGAAGCATGGCGTCGGATCTTAGCAGAGCTGGTCCTGTCGAGAGAGACATCGAGCAG GCTATCATTGCACTAAAAAAAGGAGCTTACTTGCTCAAGTATGGAAGAAGAGGGAAGCCTAAGTTCTGCCCTTTTCGTCTTTCTAAT GATGAGACTGTTTTGATATGGTTCTCCGGGAAGGAGGAGAAACATCTCAAGCTTAGCCATGTTTCTAGGATCATATCTGGACAACGCACT CCTATTTTTCAGAGGTATCCTCGTCCAGAGAAGGAATATCAGTCTTTCTCTCTAATATATAGCGAGAGGTCTTTGGATGTG ATCTGCAAGGATAAAGATGAAGCTGAGGTGTGGTTTAGTGGTCTTAAAGCATTGATTTCACGTTACTATCAAAGAAATAGAAGGACTGAATCAAGAAGTGATGGGACACCATCTGAAGCTAATAGCCCAAGGACATATACCCGGAGAAGCTCTCCTTTGCACTCTCCATTTAGTAGCAATGACAGTTTGCAGAGG GATGGTTCTAACAACCTTCGTATTCACAGTCCATTTGAGAGCCCGCCCCAGCTTGACAAGGCGTTATCGGAAATGGCGTTATATGCAGTTCCTCCAAAAGGATTTTATCCCTCAGATTCTGGTACTATTTCTGTTCATTCCGGAGGCTCAGATAGCATGCATGGACATATGAGGGGTATGGGCATGGACGCTTTCAGAGTTAGTATGTCAAGTGCTGTTAGTGGCTCGAGCCATGGCTCTGGTCATAATGATGGAGATGCATTGGGAGATGTTTTCATCTGGGGAGAAGGCATAGGTGACGGTGTTTTGGGCGGTGGAAACCGGAGAGTTGGAAGTTCGTTTGACATAAAGATGGATTCCTTATTGCCAAAAGCTTTAGAATCTACAGTAGTACTCGACGTCCAAAATATTGCTTGTGGTGGACAGCATGCTGTCGTTGTGACTAAACAAGGAGAAAGTTTTTCTTGGGGAGAGGAATCTGAAGGCAGGCTTGGCCATGGGGTTGATTCCAATATTCAACATCCAAAGCTCATCGATGCACTTAACACCACAAATATTGAGCTTGTGGCATGTGGTGAGTTCCATAGCTGTGCAGTTACTCTATCGGGGGATTTGTATACCTGGGGCAAAGGAGATTTTGGTGTTCTTGGACATGGAAATGAAGTCAGTCACTGGGTCCCTAAAAGGGTTAATTTTCTGTTGGAAGGGATACATGTATCATCCATCGCTTGTGGACCTTACCACACAGC AGTCGTGACATCTGCCGGGCAGTTGTTTACTTTTGGTGATGGGACCTTTGGTGTTTTGGGCCACGGGGACAGGAAAAGTGTTTTCATACCACGGGAGGTTGACTCTTTGAAAGGTCTCCGCACTGTCCGAGCAGCCTGTGGTGTATGGCACACAGCAGCTATTGTGGAAGTCATGGTTGGTAGCTCGAGCTCGAGTAATTGCTCTTCAGGAAAGCTCTTTACATGGGGTGATGGTGATAAGTGTCGTCTTGGTCACGGTAATAAAGAACCAAAACTTGTGCCTACCTGTGTTGCTGCTCTTGTTGAACCCAACTTTTGTCAAGTTGCATGTGGGCACAGTTTAACGGTTGCACTAACAACATCAGGCCAAGTCTATACTATGGGCAGTCCTGTCTATGGTCAGCTTGGAAACTCGCATGCTGATGGAAAAGTTCCAAATCGTGTCGAAGGTAAGCTTCACAAGAATTTTGTCGAAGAGATTGCATGCGGAGCTTATCATGTTGCAGTTTTAACTTGGAAGACAGAGGTTTACACTTGGGGAAAGGGATCAAACGGTAGACTTGGTCACGGGGATGTAGATGATAGAAATTCCCCGACATTGGTAGAGTCGCTCAAGGATAAACAGGTGAAAAGTATTGCCTGTGGAACTAACTTCACAGCAGCTGTCTGCATTCACAGGTGGGCATCAGGGATGGATCAGTCCATGTGTTCAGGTTGTCGCCAGCCCTTCAATTTCAAGAGAAAGAGGCACAATTGCTATAACTGTGGACTAGTGTTTTGCCACTCGTGCAGTAACAAAAAGTCTCTGAAGGCTTGTATGGCACCGAACCCGAACAAACCATATCGAGTGTGTGACAAGTGTTTTAACAAATTGAAAAAGACCATGGAAACTGATGCATCGTCTCATTCGTCTCTGAGTAGAAGAGGAAGCATTAACCAGGGATCAGCAGATCCCATTGACAAAGATGACAAGTTGGATTCTAGATCCGATGGACAGTTAGCTAGATTTTCATTGATTGATTCCAAGAGACAAGTGGACAGTCGGAATAAGAAGAACAAGAAATACGAGTTCAGTAGTAGCCGTGTGTCACCTATACCAAGTCGTAGCTCTCAACGAGGTGCGCTTAACATAGCCAAGACTTTCAATCCAGTATTTGGGGCGTCAAAGAAGTTCTTCTCAGCTTCTGTTCCTGGTTCTCGAATTGTGTCTCGAGCAACTTCTCCAATTTCAAGACGTCCGAGTCCGCCTCGTTCAACTACACCAACTCCCACTCTTTCAGGACTAACCACACCAAGAATTGTGGTGGATGATACTAAGAGAACCAATGATAACATAAGCCAAGAGGTTGTTAAGCTAAGATCTCAG GTTGAAAGTCTTACAAGGAAGGCACAGTTCCAAGAAGTTGAGCTGGAAAGAACAGCCAAGCAGCTCAAGGAGGCGTTGGCAATCGCTAACGAAGAAACGACAAGATGCACGGCCGCAAAAGAAGTGATCAAATCACTCACCGCTCAA CTGAAAGACATGGCTGAAAGATTACCCGTCGGAACAGCTCGAACTGTGAAGTCTCCTCCTCTGTCTCTTAACTCATTCGGTTCCAGCCCTGGTCGCGTTGACCCTTTTAATATCGTAAACCGACCAAACGGTCAAGAACCCGAGCTAAATGGTGTCAATACCCCAATGTTTTCTAATGGGACCACTACACCTGTATTTGGAAATGGCGAAGCAAAGAACGAGAAGGAATGGGTTGAACAAGATGAGCCTGGTGTCTACATCACTCTTACAGCCTTAGCAGGAGGTGTTAGAGACCTCAAACGTGTCCGTTTCAG CCGAAAGAGGTTTAGTGAGAAACAAGCGGAACAGTGGTGGGCAGATAACAGAGGAAGAGTCTATGAGCAATACAATGTACGAATGGTTGACAAAGCCAGTGAGGAAATGCCTCGTTGA
- the LOC106318224 gene encoding uncharacterized protein LOC106318224, with amino-acid sequence MASTTVRGQLIFQDENALVARGKKSVAAGKGKSSLAAPKKYGAGFVSRKALHDITNKSKLQPQASSKTSKSPEVVDFDIAKEGYLHDHRKCIEQHQNQWDSYLSEHIILHAHDTNIEEHDIKEEVDDKSSNTWDELKDIPMEEFSDLMGCSTQWPSPPDSPIHYHSSLPSSPLPWHFETVEFKLVEDEE; translated from the exons ATGGCGAGCACAACTGTTCGTGGGCAGTTGATTTTTCAGGACGAGAATGCATTGGTGGCCCGTGGAAAGA AGTCTGTTGCTGCGGGAAAAGGTAAGAGCTCTCTCGCAGCTCCAAAGAAATACGGGGCGGGTTTTGTAAGCCGCAAGGCTCTCCATGATATTACAAACAAGTCGAAGTTGCAACCTCAAGCTTCTTCCAAGACTAGCAAGAGTCCCGAAGTAGTGGACTTTGACATAGCCAAGGAAGGTTACTTGCATGATCACCGCAAATGCATTGAGCAACATCAAAACCAGTGGGATAGTTACTTATCTGAACACATCATCCTTCATGCACATG ATACCAACATCGAGGAACACGATATTAAAGAAGAG GTGGATGACAAAAGCAGCAACACTTGGGATGAACTTAAAGATATACCAATGGAGGAGTTTTCAGATTTGATGGGATGCTCAACTCAGTGGCCCTCACCACCAGACTCCCCCATCCATTACCACTCATCTTTACCTTCATCGCCTTTGCCATGGCATTTTGAAACTGTAGAATTCAAGCTCGTGGAAGATGAAGAGTGA